A region of Flavobacterium album DNA encodes the following proteins:
- a CDS encoding DUF4266 domain-containing protein: MKYILTGLVIATFLVSCTSVKEYQKNKINDSEMALTNRKIQKTELNFESYREGSSGANSGKSGGGCGCN; encoded by the coding sequence ATGAAATACATATTAACCGGACTGGTGATCGCTACCTTTTTGGTTTCCTGCACATCGGTAAAGGAATACCAGAAAAATAAGATCAACGATTCCGAAATGGCGCTTACCAACCGTAAGATCCAAAAGACGGAGCTTAACTTCGAGTCGTACCGTGAAGGGTCTTCCGGAGCTAACAGTGGCAAAAGCGGCGGTGGCTGCGGCTGCAATTAA
- a CDS encoding FAD:protein FMN transferase: MQGHSQSLKLMGNNFTITVVAEDNATAQLHIDTAIDEIRRIEKLLTTFKEDSQTSLINNNAGIAPVAVDREVYNLIERSIAISRITQGAFDISYGSLDKSLWNFDREMTALPSKEEALKKVHLINYNNIILNPENGTVFLKEKGMRIGFGGIGKGYAAEMARNLLTANGVKSGIVNASGDLTAWGMQPSGKPWRIGISNPDSPEKVFSYMDISGKAVATSGNYEKYVMIGGKKYSHTIDPKTGLPISGIKSVTIICDNAEFADAMATPIAVMGIKAGLHLVNQIPGLFCIIIDDNNNMYTSKNINLK, from the coding sequence ATGCAGGGTCATTCGCAGTCGCTGAAGCTGATGGGTAATAATTTTACCATCACCGTTGTTGCTGAAGACAATGCAACGGCACAACTTCATATAGATACGGCAATTGACGAAATACGAAGGATAGAGAAACTACTCACAACCTTCAAAGAGGACAGCCAGACAAGCCTGATCAACAATAATGCAGGAATAGCGCCCGTTGCCGTAGACAGGGAGGTGTACAACCTTATCGAACGCAGTATAGCTATCTCCAGGATAACCCAGGGCGCTTTTGATATCAGCTATGGAAGCCTGGATAAAAGCCTTTGGAATTTTGACCGGGAAATGACCGCACTGCCATCTAAGGAAGAAGCCCTGAAAAAAGTGCACCTGATAAATTATAACAACATAATCCTGAATCCGGAAAATGGTACCGTATTCCTGAAAGAGAAAGGGATGCGCATAGGTTTTGGCGGTATCGGCAAAGGATATGCTGCCGAAATGGCCCGAAACCTTCTGACAGCCAATGGCGTGAAGAGCGGCATAGTCAATGCGAGCGGCGACCTGACAGCGTGGGGAATGCAGCCTTCGGGCAAGCCCTGGCGCATTGGGATATCAAATCCCGACAGCCCTGAAAAAGTGTTTTCTTATATGGACATTTCAGGAAAAGCCGTAGCCACCTCCGGGAACTATGAAAAGTATGTAATGATTGGCGGAAAAAAGTACTCGCATACAATAGACCCGAAAACGGGACTTCCGATATCGGGTATAAAAAGCGTAACCATAATATGCGATAATGCCGAGTTTGCCGATGCCATGGCAACGCCTATTGCAGTGATGGGAATAAAAGCGGGGCTGCACCTGGTAAACCAGATCCCCGGCTTGTTCTGCATCATCATAGATGACAACAACAACATGTATACTTCGAAAAATATTAACCTAAAATAA
- a CDS encoding DUF3570 domain-containing protein, with amino-acid sequence MKRIFITGFALLGLMRAYAQEPATDSTAYKVKKLKIEEINLISSYYKQDGNNAAVTGGIGTQELTDISNNLAINLVKYGETGIKHNFTIEAGIDQYTSASSDMVDLQANSSASSSDIRFYPSLSYTRENDEKGNTFGVGVSSSTEFDYQSFGGNINYAKKTKDRNGEFTAKFQTYIDQVKLITPIELRSSVGYGGTEGRNTFAGSLGYSQVVNQNFQVMIMADVVSQQGYLSLPFHRVYFTDGSVHQEKLPDNRLKIPIGLRANYFLGDNIIIRAYYRYYTDDWNLTSHNADLEVPVKISPFFSVSPFYRYYTQTAAKYFDAYKKHDSQDEFYTSNYDLSKFNSSFYGMGFRFAPVNGVFGIKHFNMLEIRYGHYTRSNNLTSDIITINIRCK; translated from the coding sequence ATGAAACGTATATTCATTACAGGTTTTGCACTGCTGGGATTGATGCGCGCCTATGCACAGGAACCGGCTACCGACTCTACAGCGTATAAAGTCAAAAAATTAAAGATCGAAGAAATCAACCTTATCTCCAGCTACTACAAGCAGGATGGTAATAACGCTGCCGTGACAGGCGGTATAGGTACACAGGAATTAACCGATATATCGAACAACCTGGCTATTAACCTGGTAAAATATGGAGAGACCGGCATAAAGCACAACTTTACGATAGAAGCCGGTATTGACCAGTACACATCCGCCTCTTCGGACATGGTTGACCTGCAGGCCAACTCATCGGCTTCGTCGTCAGACATCCGTTTTTACCCGTCTCTAAGCTATACAAGGGAGAATGATGAAAAAGGGAACACTTTTGGCGTTGGCGTTTCCTCTTCTACTGAATTTGACTACCAGTCGTTTGGCGGAAACATTAACTATGCTAAAAAAACAAAAGACAGGAATGGTGAGTTTACAGCAAAATTCCAGACCTATATTGACCAGGTGAAACTGATCACGCCTATAGAACTGCGATCGTCTGTTGGATATGGCGGAACCGAAGGGCGCAATACGTTCGCGGGTTCGTTGGGCTATTCGCAGGTGGTCAACCAGAATTTCCAGGTCATGATAATGGCCGATGTGGTCTCGCAACAGGGTTACCTGAGCCTGCCATTCCACCGCGTATATTTTACAGACGGATCGGTACACCAGGAAAAATTGCCTGACAACAGGCTTAAAATTCCGATAGGCCTCCGTGCAAATTATTTCCTGGGAGACAATATCATCATCAGGGCCTACTACCGCTATTATACCGATGACTGGAACCTTACCTCCCACAATGCCGACCTGGAAGTGCCGGTTAAAATATCGCCGTTCTTTTCGGTAAGCCCTTTCTACCGTTACTACACCCAGACTGCCGCCAAGTATTTTGATGCTTATAAAAAGCACGACAGCCAGGATGAGTTTTATACCAGCAACTACGACCTTTCAAAATTCAACAGTAGTTTCTACGGCATGGGCTTCCGGTTTGCTCCTGTTAATGGCGTATTCGGCATAAAGCATTTCAATATGCTTGAAATACGCTACGGGCATTACACCAGGTCGAACAACCTGACCTCCGATATCATCACTATAAATATCCGCTGCAAGTAG
- a CDS encoding thioredoxin family protein, translating to MKFLAILFLVTIQLQWEPDFENAKKMAKEKHELILLNFSGSDWCAPCIQTRKEYLENEDFLKMAKTNLIMVNADFPRRKKNQLAPEQVKRNEALAEKYNKDGHFPYTLLLNADGKVIKSWEGKPAVAVDKWTKEVKAICDANK from the coding sequence ATGAAATTTCTCGCAATTTTATTTCTGGTTACAATCCAGCTTCAATGGGAGCCGGACTTTGAGAATGCAAAAAAGATGGCGAAGGAAAAGCATGAGCTGATCCTGCTGAATTTTTCGGGCTCCGACTGGTGTGCGCCCTGCATACAGACACGTAAGGAATACCTGGAAAATGAGGACTTCCTGAAAATGGCAAAGACAAATCTTATCATGGTTAATGCCGATTTTCCGAGGCGAAAGAAAAACCAACTGGCACCGGAACAGGTGAAAAGAAATGAGGCATTGGCTGAAAAGTATAATAAAGATGGCCATTTCCCATACACACTGCTGCTTAATGCCGATGGTAAAGTTATAAAATCGTGGGAAGGCAAGCCGGCAGTTGCAGTGGACAAATGGACAAAGGAGGTTAAAGCCATTTGTGACGCTAATAAATAA
- a CDS encoding tetratricopeptide repeat protein: MKIKYAIAASLLLSLSAFAQKDEIKGLKKIIEKDTPPTKEDFQKFKELIAAGEPKMAAATNEQKADFYYYKGAGAALELMTNPMAMADPMKAFAMLDAAVDDMNKVIEIEKTGKKEHTIEIKEEFLPRLKGLVGQVAAQLAGQKMYKEASSLYAIAYKADTNDKSQLYNAAAMAVNGQDYDNALKYYLELDKSGFTGEGSVFVAKNKKSGQVEGFPNKASRDIAVQAGEYVEPKEEKLPSLKGEITKNIALIYVQKGENDKAKQAMAAARKNNPDDVSLIVSEANIYYQAKDMEGYKRLIAEAAAKNPTNAELFYNLGVVASTSDVAEAERQYKKALEIDPNFTQALVAMGSLALTDEKKIVDEMNGLGNTAKDNQRYDVLKKQKDGLYLKALPYLEKAHKLNPDDQYTISLLAGMYQALERNDDYKAMKAKMK, translated from the coding sequence ATGAAAATTAAATATGCCATTGCGGCGTCGCTCTTGTTATCACTAAGCGCGTTTGCACAAAAGGATGAGATCAAAGGCCTGAAGAAGATCATAGAAAAAGATACTCCTCCTACAAAAGAGGATTTTCAGAAATTTAAGGAGCTTATAGCAGCAGGTGAGCCAAAAATGGCAGCAGCCACTAATGAGCAGAAGGCAGATTTTTATTACTATAAAGGTGCCGGTGCAGCGCTTGAGCTGATGACAAATCCTATGGCTATGGCCGACCCGATGAAAGCTTTTGCCATGCTTGATGCCGCTGTAGACGATATGAATAAAGTAATTGAGATCGAAAAGACAGGCAAAAAAGAGCATACTATTGAGATTAAGGAAGAATTCCTTCCCCGCCTAAAAGGATTGGTTGGCCAGGTAGCGGCACAACTTGCTGGTCAAAAAATGTATAAGGAAGCATCTTCGCTATATGCAATTGCTTACAAAGCCGATACAAATGACAAGTCTCAGCTTTATAATGCAGCTGCCATGGCAGTAAATGGGCAGGATTATGATAATGCTTTAAAATATTACCTTGAGCTTGATAAATCCGGCTTTACCGGAGAAGGCAGTGTGTTTGTTGCAAAAAACAAAAAATCGGGGCAGGTAGAAGGTTTCCCTAACAAGGCCTCCCGCGATATTGCTGTACAGGCAGGAGAGTATGTTGAGCCTAAAGAAGAAAAACTACCTTCGCTAAAAGGGGAGATCACTAAGAATATTGCACTTATCTATGTTCAGAAAGGCGAGAATGATAAGGCGAAGCAGGCAATGGCTGCTGCAAGGAAAAACAACCCTGACGATGTAAGCCTTATCGTTTCTGAAGCTAATATTTATTACCAGGCGAAAGACATGGAAGGTTATAAAAGGCTTATCGCTGAGGCTGCCGCTAAAAACCCTACGAATGCTGAACTGTTCTACAACCTAGGTGTTGTAGCTTCTACTTCGGATGTAGCAGAGGCTGAAAGGCAGTATAAAAAAGCGCTTGAGATCGATCCTAACTTTACACAGGCTTTAGTTGCCATGGGAAGCCTTGCGCTTACCGATGAGAAAAAGATCGTTGATGAGATGAACGGCCTTGGCAATACCGCTAAAGACAACCAGCGTTATGATGTGCTGAAGAAACAGAAAGACGGCCTTTACCTTAAGGCGCTTCCTTATCTTGAAAAAGCACACAAGCTAAATCCGGACGACCAATATACCATATCATTGCTTGCCGGAATGTACCAGGCACTGGAA
- the gyrA gene encoding DNA gyrase subunit A, producing the protein MSEGEKLIPINIEDEMKSAYIDYSMSVIVSRALPDVRDGLKPVHRRVLYGMYELGVLSNRAHKKSARIVGEVLGKYHPHGDTSVYDAMVRMAQEWSLRYLLVDGQGNFGSVDGDSPAAMRYTEARMRKISEDIMADLDKETVDFQLNFDDTLEEPTVMPTRVPNLLINGASGIAVGMATNMAPHNLTEVVNGTLAYIDNNDIEIDELITHVKAPDFPTGGVIYGYEGVREAFKTGRGRVVIRAKTNFEEVDGRECIIVTEIPYQVNKADMIKKTADLVNEKKIDGIANIRDESDRNGMRIVYILKREAVPNVVLNTLYKFTQLQSSFSVNNIALVAGRPQLLNLKDLIHYFVEHRHDVVVRRTKFDLRKAEERAHILEGLIIASDNIDEVIRLIRGSKDGEEARGKLMERFNLSEIQARAIVEMRLRQLTGLEQDKLRAEYEEIMKLIAELKALLESKDLRMELIKQELIEIRDKYGDARRSQIEYSGGDVSIEDLIADESVVVTISHAGYIKRTPLSEYKTQNRGGVGQKGVATRDQDFLEHLYVATNHQYMLFFTQKGKCFWMRVYEIPEGSKTSKGRAIQNLINIENDDKVKAFICTQDLKNEEYINNHYVIMATKKGIVKKTLLEQYSRPRLNGIAAITIREDDELLEAKLTTGESQVLIAVKSGKLVRFEEGKTRPMGRSASGVRGITLADDNDEVIGMVSVNDMNSEILVVSENGYGKRSSLEDYRITNRGGKGVKTLNITDKTGSLVSINNVTDADDLMIINKSGLTIRMMVSDLRVMGRATQGVRLINIKGNDSIAAVTKVLREEEAIEEAIEENIEEIGADNLPHDMKEIAEEGLDEAGAEDDQNEE; encoded by the coding sequence ATGTCTGAAGGAGAAAAGTTAATTCCCATTAACATAGAGGACGAAATGAAGTCAGCCTACATTGACTATTCAATGTCGGTGATCGTGTCAAGGGCGCTGCCCGATGTGAGGGATGGGTTGAAACCGGTTCACAGAAGAGTACTGTACGGAATGTATGAGTTAGGTGTCCTTTCTAACAGGGCCCACAAAAAATCCGCAAGGATCGTAGGAGAAGTATTAGGAAAGTATCACCCGCATGGTGATACATCAGTATATGATGCCATGGTGCGTATGGCACAGGAATGGAGCCTTCGTTACCTTTTGGTAGACGGGCAGGGTAACTTCGGGTCGGTAGATGGCGACAGCCCTGCGGCAATGCGTTACACCGAGGCAAGGATGCGCAAGATATCTGAAGATATCATGGCCGACCTTGATAAAGAAACAGTTGATTTCCAGCTAAACTTTGACGATACCCTCGAAGAGCCTACGGTGATGCCTACAAGGGTACCGAACCTGCTTATCAATGGTGCCTCGGGTATTGCGGTGGGTATGGCTACCAATATGGCACCGCACAACCTTACCGAGGTCGTTAACGGTACGCTGGCTTATATTGACAATAATGATATAGAAATAGATGAGCTTATAACGCATGTAAAAGCGCCGGATTTCCCAACAGGTGGCGTTATTTACGGCTACGAGGGCGTTCGTGAGGCATTCAAGACCGGCCGCGGGCGTGTAGTTATAAGGGCCAAAACCAATTTTGAAGAAGTGGATGGCCGCGAATGCATCATCGTTACCGAGATTCCATACCAGGTGAATAAGGCCGACATGATCAAGAAAACAGCCGACCTGGTAAATGAAAAGAAAATTGATGGCATTGCCAACATTCGCGATGAGTCCGACCGTAATGGTATGCGTATCGTTTACATCCTGAAAAGGGAAGCTGTACCGAATGTGGTGCTCAATACGCTATATAAATTCACACAGCTGCAGTCTTCCTTCAGCGTAAATAATATTGCGCTTGTAGCCGGAAGGCCGCAATTGCTAAACCTCAAGGACCTTATCCACTACTTTGTGGAACACAGGCATGATGTGGTTGTTAGGAGGACGAAATTCGATCTTCGCAAAGCAGAGGAAAGGGCACACATATTAGAAGGGCTTATCATCGCTTCCGATAATATTGATGAGGTTATCCGACTTATCCGTGGATCCAAGGATGGCGAGGAAGCGCGTGGCAAATTGATGGAGCGCTTCAACCTGAGTGAGATCCAGGCCCGTGCTATTGTTGAGATGCGTTTAAGGCAGCTTACCGGACTGGAGCAGGACAAGCTGAGGGCAGAATATGAAGAAATCATGAAATTGATCGCCGAATTGAAAGCCCTTTTGGAAAGCAAAGACCTCAGGATGGAGCTTATTAAGCAGGAACTTATCGAGATAAGGGACAAATATGGCGATGCACGCCGTTCGCAGATCGAATATTCAGGCGGCGATGTGAGCATTGAAGACCTTATTGCCGATGAGAGTGTGGTAGTTACCATATCTCATGCTGGCTATATCAAGCGTACACCGCTATCCGAATACAAAACACAGAACAGGGGAGGCGTGGGCCAGAAAGGCGTTGCCACCCGCGACCAGGACTTCCTGGAGCACCTTTATGTGGCAACTAACCACCAATACATGCTGTTCTTTACCCAAAAAGGGAAATGCTTCTGGATGCGCGTTTATGAGATACCGGAAGGCAGCAAGACCAGCAAAGGTCGCGCTATCCAGAACCTTATCAACATCGAGAATGACGACAAGGTAAAAGCGTTCATCTGTACGCAGGATTTAAAGAACGAAGAGTATATCAACAACCATTATGTTATCATGGCTACCAAAAAGGGTATCGTAAAGAAAACCCTGCTGGAGCAATATTCCCGCCCAAGGCTTAACGGTATTGCCGCCATTACCATCCGTGAGGACGATGAGCTGCTTGAAGCGAAACTGACCACAGGCGAGAGCCAGGTGCTTATTGCGGTAAAATCAGGCAAGCTGGTGCGCTTTGAAGAAGGCAAGACCCGTCCTATGGGCCGGAGCGCTTCGGGTGTGCGTGGTATTACGCTGGCTGACGATAACGATGAGGTGATTGGCATGGTTTCTGTAAATGACATGAATAGCGAGATACTTGTAGTGTCCGAGAACGGATACGGCAAGCGTTCAAGCCTTGAAGATTACAGGATTACCAACAGGGGGGGTAAAGGTGTGAAAACCCTGAACATTACCGATAAGACCGGAAGCCTGGTATCAATCAATAACGTTACCGATGCGGATGACCTCATGATCATCAATAAGTCGGGGCTTACGATAAGGATGATGGTATCCGACCTTAGGGTAATGGGCCGTGCAACACAGGGTGTGCGCCTTATCAACATCAAAGGAAATGACTCGATAGCCGCTGTAACCAAAGTACTCAGGGAAGAAGAAGCGATAGAAGAAGCTATTGAGGAAAACATCGAGGAGATTGGTGCTGATAACCTGCCGCACGACATGAAGGAAATAGCGGAGGAAGGCCTTGATGAAGCAGGAGCCGAAGACGACCAAAACGAAGAATAA
- a CDS encoding ATP-dependent Clp protease ATP-binding subunit — protein MDDNFSPRVKDVITYSKEEALRLGHDFIGTEHLMLGILRDGNGKAISILNNISVDLDHLRRKVEILSPANPNAERNNEKKNLHLTRQAERALRTTFLEAKVFQSTSISTAHLLLCILRNENDPTTKLLNKLKIDYETVKEQFISMTSNEEEYMENLPKNESYNDDAGQDDSLRESTFNNPSSGAKANKKSKTPVLDNFGRDLTELAEEGKLDPVVGREKEIERVSQILSRRKKNNPLLIGEPGVGKSAIAEGLALRIIQKKVSRILFNKRVVTLDLASLVAGTKYRGQFEERMKAVMNELEKNDDIILFIDEIHTIVGAGGATGSLDASNMFKPALARGEIQCIGATTLDEYRQYIEKDGALERRFQKVIVEPTSVEETITILNNIKNKYEDHHSVTYTPEAIEACVKLTNRYMSERFLPDKAIDALDEAGSRVHITNIDVPKQILDLERQLEEVRELKNSVVKKQKYEEAAKLRDDEKRIEKDLAIAQEQWEEDSKSNRILVTEDNVADVVSMMTGIPVNRIAQTESNKLAKLPELIKGKVIGQDEAVAKIAKSIQRNRAGLKDPNKPIGSFIFLGQTGVGKTQLAKVLARELFDSEDALVRIDMSEYMEKFAISRLVGAPPGYVGYEEGGQLTEKVRRKPYCVVLLDEIEKAHPDVFNMLLQVLDDGYLTDSLGRKIDFRNTIIIMTSNVGARQLKDFGQGVGFGTSAKKLQADEHTKGVIEAALKKTFAPEFINRIDDIIVFNPLEKEHIDQIIDIELARLYARVKDLGYTVTLSDKAKAFIADKGFDKQYGARPLNRAIQKYVEDALAEEIITSKIGGGDEIYLDLEDNATELSVTVRKAENPAS, from the coding sequence ATGGATGATAATTTTTCACCAAGGGTCAAGGATGTGATCACCTACAGCAAGGAAGAAGCGCTGAGGCTCGGCCATGACTTTATTGGTACGGAACACTTAATGTTAGGAATTTTGAGAGACGGGAACGGAAAGGCCATTTCGATACTGAACAACATTTCCGTTGACCTTGATCATTTACGCAGAAAAGTAGAGATATTAAGCCCTGCGAACCCCAATGCCGAGCGCAACAATGAAAAAAAGAACCTTCATTTGACACGCCAGGCAGAACGCGCCCTGAGGACTACATTCCTCGAGGCAAAGGTATTCCAGAGCACATCAATAAGCACGGCACACCTGCTGCTTTGCATTTTACGTAATGAAAATGACCCTACCACAAAGTTGCTTAACAAGTTAAAAATCGATTACGAAACAGTTAAAGAACAATTTATCAGTATGACATCAAACGAAGAAGAATATATGGAAAACCTGCCTAAGAATGAGTCGTATAATGACGATGCAGGACAAGATGACAGTCTGCGCGAAAGCACCTTCAACAATCCTTCTTCCGGTGCCAAAGCCAACAAGAAATCCAAAACGCCTGTACTTGACAATTTCGGCCGCGACCTGACCGAACTTGCCGAAGAAGGCAAACTGGACCCTGTGGTTGGCCGTGAAAAGGAAATTGAGCGTGTATCGCAGATCTTAAGCCGCAGGAAAAAGAACAACCCGCTGCTTATAGGCGAGCCCGGTGTTGGTAAATCGGCTATTGCCGAAGGATTGGCCCTGCGCATCATACAGAAAAAAGTATCGCGCATACTGTTCAACAAACGCGTGGTAACGCTGGACCTTGCCAGTTTGGTAGCAGGCACAAAATACCGCGGGCAGTTTGAAGAGCGTATGAAAGCGGTAATGAACGAACTGGAGAAGAATGACGATATCATCCTTTTCATAGACGAGATACATACCATTGTGGGTGCCGGCGGCGCTACAGGCTCGCTGGATGCCAGCAACATGTTTAAACCGGCTTTGGCAAGGGGCGAAATACAATGCATCGGCGCAACCACGCTGGATGAGTACCGCCAGTATATAGAGAAAGACGGCGCGCTGGAAAGGCGTTTCCAGAAGGTGATCGTGGAGCCTACATCAGTAGAGGAAACCATCACGATCCTGAACAACATCAAGAATAAGTATGAGGACCACCACAGCGTGACGTATACCCCTGAGGCTATCGAGGCTTGCGTGAAGCTGACGAACCGCTACATGAGCGAGCGTTTCCTTCCGGACAAGGCTATTGATGCACTTGACGAGGCGGGTTCGCGGGTGCACATCACTAACATTGATGTTCCGAAGCAGATACTCGACCTGGAAAGGCAGCTTGAGGAAGTGCGTGAGCTGAAAAACTCAGTAGTTAAAAAACAGAAATACGAAGAGGCCGCCAAGCTGCGGGACGATGAGAAGCGTATCGAGAAAGACCTTGCCATTGCCCAGGAGCAGTGGGAAGAAGACTCTAAATCGAACCGTATCCTTGTGACCGAAGATAACGTTGCCGATGTAGTATCGATGATGACGGGTATACCGGTAAACCGTATTGCCCAAACCGAAAGCAACAAGCTGGCTAAACTGCCGGAACTTATAAAAGGTAAAGTGATCGGCCAGGACGAGGCTGTTGCCAAAATTGCAAAGTCGATACAGCGTAACCGTGCCGGACTGAAAGACCCTAACAAACCGATAGGCTCCTTCATCTTCCTTGGGCAGACCGGTGTTGGTAAAACACAGCTGGCCAAAGTGCTTGCAAGAGAATTATTTGATAGCGAAGATGCCCTTGTACGTATCGACATGAGCGAGTATATGGAGAAATTCGCCATATCAAGGCTTGTGGGAGCGCCTCCGGGATATGTTGGCTACGAAGAAGGCGGCCAGCTTACCGAAAAAGTGAGAAGGAAACCGTACTGCGTGGTGCTTCTTGACGAGATCGAGAAAGCCCACCCGGATGTATTCAACATGCTGCTTCAGGTACTTGACGATGGTTACCTTACTGACAGCTTAGGCCGTAAGATCGATTTCAGGAACACGATTATCATCATGACATCGAATGTTGGCGCACGCCAACTTAAAGATTTCGGACAGGGCGTAGGATTTGGCACATCTGCTAAAAAACTACAGGCCGACGAGCATACCAAGGGCGTGATTGAAGCGGCGCTGAAGAAAACTTTCGCTCCGGAGTTCATCAACAGGATTGACGACATTATTGTATTCAACCCGCTGGAAAAAGAGCACATCGACCAGATTATCGATATCGAACTCGCAAGGCTTTATGCAAGGGTGAAAGACCTTGGCTACACCGTTACACTATCAGATAAGGCAAAAGCTTTTATCGCCGACAAAGGGTTTGACAAGCAGTATGGCGCAAGGCCTTTGAACAGGGCGATCCAGAAATATGTGGAAGACGCGTTGGCCGAAGAAATCATTACTTCTAAAATTGGAGGTGGTGATGAGATTTACCTTGACCTGGAAGACAATGCGACCGAACTGTCGGTGACAGTAAGGAAAGCCGAGAATCCTGCAAGCTAA